In Aminobacterium sp. MB27-C1, a single genomic region encodes these proteins:
- a CDS encoding V-type ATP synthase subunit B, which produces MLPKEYSTITELSGPLLVVEKTKDVRYDELVEIELASGEMRRGRVLEITSDRALVQVFEGTDGIDIKETKLRFLGKVLTLPVSRDMLGRIFNGRGEPIDGGAPILPDKKLDINGMPMNPFSRDYPSEFIQTGISTIDGMNPMVRGQKLPIFSGSGLPHNRMAAQIARQATVISGHEDFAVVFAAMGITFEEASFFMEDFRRTGAIQRTVMFVNLADDPAIERITTPRLALTAAEYLAFEQDMHVVVILTDLTNYCEALREISAARKEVPGRRGYPGYLYTDLATMYERAGRLKGKKGSITQIPILTMPEDDKTHPIPDLTGYITEGQIILSRGLHRKGIYPPVDVMPSLSRLKDKGIGKEKTREDHADLMNQLFAAYARGKEAKELAVILGEGALTEEDKAFASFADKFEDKYVRQGEYENRTVKETLELGWNLLTMIPVKELKRIRDAYIEKYLKPRLHEEETNKEAVSATE; this is translated from the coding sequence ATGCTGCCTAAGGAGTATAGTACTATCACAGAACTGTCGGGCCCGCTCCTGGTTGTGGAAAAAACCAAGGATGTGCGTTACGACGAGCTCGTTGAGATAGAGCTAGCTAGCGGAGAAATGCGCCGTGGCCGTGTTCTCGAAATAACGTCTGATAGAGCTCTCGTTCAGGTATTCGAAGGAACAGATGGTATAGACATTAAGGAAACAAAACTTCGCTTCCTTGGAAAAGTTCTTACCCTGCCAGTGAGCCGTGATATGTTGGGGCGCATTTTTAACGGACGAGGCGAACCTATAGATGGTGGAGCTCCGATTCTTCCAGATAAGAAGTTGGATATTAACGGTATGCCTATGAATCCGTTCTCTCGGGATTATCCTTCTGAATTTATTCAGACAGGAATTTCTACCATTGATGGAATGAACCCAATGGTTCGAGGACAGAAGCTTCCTATATTCTCCGGAAGCGGACTTCCTCACAACCGTATGGCTGCACAAATTGCTCGTCAGGCGACTGTTATCAGTGGACACGAAGATTTCGCCGTCGTTTTTGCCGCTATGGGTATTACATTTGAAGAAGCATCTTTCTTCATGGAAGATTTTAGAAGAACAGGCGCTATTCAGAGAACGGTTATGTTTGTTAACTTGGCAGATGACCCTGCAATTGAGCGTATTACAACACCTCGATTAGCGTTGACTGCTGCAGAGTACCTTGCTTTTGAGCAGGACATGCACGTCGTTGTTATTCTGACAGACTTGACGAACTACTGCGAAGCTCTTCGTGAAATTTCAGCAGCTCGTAAAGAGGTTCCTGGACGTAGAGGTTATCCTGGATATCTTTACACCGACCTTGCGACTATGTATGAGAGAGCCGGTCGTCTTAAAGGTAAGAAAGGATCTATCACCCAGATTCCAATTTTGACAATGCCTGAAGATGATAAAACGCACCCGATTCCAGACCTCACTGGATATATTACAGAGGGGCAGATCATTTTGAGCCGTGGGCTTCACAGAAAGGGTATCTATCCGCCAGTAGACGTTATGCCTTCTCTTTCTCGTTTGAAAGATAAGGGCATTGGTAAGGAGAAAACACGGGAAGATCACGCTGACCTTATGAACCAGCTCTTTGCGGCATATGCACGAGGTAAAGAAGCAAAAGAACTTGCAGTTATTCTTGGTGAAGGTGCTTTAACTGAAGAAGATAAAGCTTTCGCAAGTTTTGCTGATAAGTTCGAGGATAAATACGTGCGCCAAGGGGAGTATGAAAATCGTACAGTGAAAGAGACTCTTGAATTAGGTTGGAATCTCTTAACGATGATCCCGGTGAAGGAACTCAAGCGTATTCGCGATGCTTACATTGAGAAGTATCTTAAACCGAGGCTGCACGAAGAGGAGACAAACAAAGAAGCAGTTTCTGCTACAGAGTAG
- a CDS encoding V-type ATP synthase subunit I has product MAVARFNKLELYVHNSVIEDVLAVLQKSGSCEIISRQELDDSGDHFPSRLQHIDNLLSEIRFLLRFLEPNFNDTISPLARALGERPNCSVQELINLSEKTDIQKCAEEMRTLERRLVEIHSEITQIEGTKSILSNLTELPYALDLLSNGTQFVKGSVGTMPVDHLASWKQAVGEVLGDSGEFFIASYGEKEKETWVAIFYRRDLEQKVLDVCSKYSFSRIDIPAHLKLSVGEELISLDARKDALEREEQEIQAVVTENAEKWVPTIRALSDYWGILKSRQEALINGSFTDKTVILKAWVPSSAVEQLKKDLVPYQSVLELVVSDPEPEDEPPTLLVNKGFSLPFETLTKLYGVPQYGELDPTPFLAPFFFVFFGMCLGDGGYGLIMLGFFAFFMKKFKRMPHGTKQFFKLFIFSAIATILVGSVTGSWFGDLIDAFGMFKFLRPLKNIPVLINPMDDPMTILFVSLALGIVQLFFGLFIAFYDCLRKKDYMGAFADQGGWIVFLTGLLLLGGAASGKLSGGIGGIGKILAILGAVILVSTQGRAKSGIVQKAISGVLSLYNVTAYLGDVLSYSRLLALGLASAAIASIINMLAGLAGGIPFVGWILALILLLGGHLFSVAVNVLGAFVHSLRLQYVEFFSKFYSGGGRSFAPLALNTNFVSIPEKKEP; this is encoded by the coding sequence ATGGCCGTGGCTAGATTTAACAAACTTGAACTTTACGTTCATAATTCAGTGATTGAGGATGTGCTGGCAGTCCTCCAAAAGTCAGGTTCCTGTGAAATTATTTCACGGCAGGAGCTTGATGATTCTGGGGATCATTTTCCATCTCGTTTGCAACATATTGATAACTTGCTCAGTGAAATACGTTTCCTTCTGCGTTTTTTAGAACCAAATTTTAATGATACGATTTCTCCTTTAGCTCGAGCGTTAGGAGAAAGACCGAATTGTTCTGTTCAGGAGCTTATTAACCTTTCTGAAAAAACAGATATTCAAAAATGTGCAGAAGAAATGCGTACTCTTGAGCGTAGGCTTGTGGAAATTCATTCGGAAATTACTCAAATTGAGGGAACAAAATCTATTCTTTCAAACCTTACGGAGTTGCCGTATGCTCTTGATCTTCTTTCTAACGGAACCCAGTTTGTAAAAGGTTCTGTTGGGACAATGCCTGTTGACCATTTGGCCAGCTGGAAGCAGGCTGTTGGCGAAGTGTTAGGCGATAGCGGTGAATTTTTCATTGCTTCTTATGGGGAGAAAGAAAAGGAAACTTGGGTTGCTATTTTCTATCGAAGAGATTTAGAACAAAAAGTTCTAGATGTGTGTTCAAAATATTCATTTTCCCGCATTGATATTCCTGCTCATTTAAAACTCAGTGTTGGGGAAGAGTTAATCAGTCTTGATGCTCGCAAAGATGCTTTGGAGCGTGAAGAACAGGAAATTCAAGCTGTAGTAACAGAAAATGCTGAAAAGTGGGTTCCTACAATAAGAGCTCTCAGTGATTATTGGGGAATTCTCAAGTCAAGACAGGAAGCGCTGATCAATGGTAGCTTTACGGATAAAACTGTTATCCTTAAGGCGTGGGTTCCTTCTTCTGCAGTTGAGCAATTGAAAAAGGACCTTGTTCCGTATCAGTCTGTTCTTGAGTTAGTTGTTTCCGATCCGGAACCAGAAGATGAACCTCCTACTCTTTTGGTTAATAAAGGGTTTTCCCTTCCTTTCGAAACCCTTACGAAACTTTATGGAGTACCACAATATGGCGAACTTGACCCCACCCCGTTTTTAGCACCATTTTTCTTCGTATTTTTTGGAATGTGTTTAGGGGATGGTGGGTATGGGCTCATAATGCTTGGATTTTTCGCATTTTTCATGAAAAAGTTTAAGCGCATGCCCCATGGAACTAAACAGTTCTTCAAATTGTTTATTTTCTCAGCCATTGCAACTATTCTTGTGGGATCTGTAACTGGTAGCTGGTTTGGAGATCTTATTGATGCTTTTGGTATGTTTAAGTTCTTGCGTCCTCTCAAAAATATCCCAGTTTTGATTAATCCTATGGATGACCCGATGACAATACTTTTTGTATCACTGGCATTGGGTATTGTGCAGCTTTTCTTTGGGCTGTTTATTGCCTTTTACGATTGTCTGCGCAAAAAAGATTATATGGGAGCTTTTGCTGATCAGGGCGGATGGATAGTTTTCCTCACGGGACTCTTGCTCTTGGGAGGAGCTGCGAGCGGAAAATTATCTGGAGGTATAGGAGGAATCGGTAAAATCTTAGCAATTTTAGGTGCTGTAATTCTTGTGTCGACACAGGGTCGGGCAAAAAGCGGCATTGTACAAAAGGCCATTTCGGGTGTGCTCAGCCTTTACAATGTAACAGCTTACCTTGGAGATGTTTTGAGTTATAGCCGATTGCTAGCATTAGGTCTTGCTTCTGCAGCCATTGCGTCAATTATTAATATGTTGGCAGGTCTTGCTGGAGGTATCCCTTTTGTTGGTTGGATTTTAGCGTTGATTCTTCTTTTAGGTGGACATTTGTTCAGTGTTGCTGTTAACGTTTTGGGAGCGTTTGTCCATTCATTGCGTTTGCAATACGTAGAGTTCTTCAGTAAGTTTTATTCAGGTGGTGGCAGAAGCTTCGCCCCGCTAGCGCTCAATACAAATTTTGTTTCTATTCCTGAGAAAAAAGAACCTTAG
- a CDS encoding V-type ATPase subunit: protein MATAVRYGYTVARLRAMENRLLDDSVLQRLIDSGDLDSAMKVLGETVYASWFAELKTNAEFDKAIESELLYVYDEVAKFAPDAKLVEICRLPYDFHNVKVLLKSQILQREGEDRRFELLTHLGNIPTDDMIMAVESEDFRLLPYNLHLAFPKALALWEQTHNVLDVECFLDGVLFREMLKMARELDYETPLLWVRGKIDAENLRNMLRLKRMEKDTTAVEPYLHAGGFVSVEKLLAMLSEPIESWTRVLSYADIGQALSLIQDSSDMNALLVEMEKVLDDYITGILKTAKYGAFAPENVLSYLWNKEIEAKNLRIALVSVANGMDKDLARRLMRRG, encoded by the coding sequence ATGGCTACAGCAGTGCGGTATGGATATACAGTTGCTCGCCTGCGGGCTATGGAAAACCGCCTTCTCGATGATAGCGTGCTGCAGAGACTTATCGATAGTGGCGACTTGGATAGCGCAATGAAAGTTTTAGGTGAAACTGTTTATGCTTCCTGGTTTGCCGAGCTTAAGACAAACGCTGAATTTGACAAGGCAATAGAGTCAGAGCTTCTTTATGTTTACGATGAAGTTGCTAAATTTGCTCCTGACGCTAAATTAGTTGAGATATGCCGTTTGCCCTATGATTTTCATAACGTGAAAGTGCTTTTAAAAAGTCAAATTCTTCAACGTGAAGGAGAAGATCGCCGTTTTGAGCTTTTAACCCATTTAGGAAATATTCCTACTGACGACATGATTATGGCTGTAGAAAGTGAAGATTTCCGTTTGCTTCCTTATAATCTTCATTTGGCCTTTCCCAAGGCATTGGCCTTGTGGGAGCAGACACATAATGTGCTAGATGTAGAGTGTTTCTTAGACGGAGTCTTATTCCGAGAAATGTTGAAAATGGCCCGTGAACTGGATTATGAAACCCCGTTGTTGTGGGTACGCGGTAAGATTGACGCGGAAAATTTGCGGAATATGCTTCGTCTTAAAAGAATGGAAAAAGACACTACTGCGGTAGAACCGTATCTTCACGCTGGAGGCTTTGTTTCTGTTGAGAAACTTTTAGCTATGCTTTCTGAGCCAATAGAGAGCTGGACTAGGGTTCTTTCATATGCGGACATAGGGCAGGCACTTTCATTAATTCAGGATAGTTCTGATATGAATGCACTTCTTGTTGAGATGGAGAAGGTACTGGACGATTACATAACAGGGATTTTGAAAACAGCCAAATATGGTGCTTTTGCCCCAGAGAATGTCTTAAGTTATTTGTGGAATAAAGAAATTGAGGCTAAAAATCTAAGAATAGCCCTAGTTTCTGTAGCAAATGGCATGGATAAAGACCTGGCAAGGAGGTTGATGCGTCGTGGCTAA
- a CDS encoding V-type ATP synthase subunit A yields the protein MATEKVIKGTIEKISGPLVVAKGMYGASMYDVVRVGNIGLVGEIIELKGDLASIQAYEETSGLMPGEPVISTGAPLSVELGPGIIEQFYDGVQRPLNLIEEAAKSHFISRGIDVPAIDRNKKWKFEPRVKAGDAVKAGDVLGVVRETVLVEHRIMVPYGVAGTVADIKDGEFTVEETVAVIKNKDGKETNVAMLQRWPVRKPRPVARRLPPIIPLTTGQRVVDAFFPIAKGGTACVPGPFGSGKTVIQHQLAKWAESDIVVYVGCGERGNEMTDVLLEFPELEDPRSGEPLMKRTVLIANTSNMPVAAREASIYTAITMAEYYRDMGYSVALMADSTSRWAEALREMSGRLEEMPGEEGYPAYLGTRLASFYERAGRAICLGSDGREGSVTAIGAVSPPGGDLSEPVSQNTLRVTKVFWGLDASLAYQRHFPAINWLLSYSLYTDTLDKYWDTKFDDEWSGLRVEGMSLLEEEDQLREIVRLVGVDALSKEERMVLETSKSLREDFLHQNAFHEIDTYASMEKQFKMLKNILIFHHLGMDALKRGASMDEVFNLPVREQIARMRYVDEKEISQLDSLDATMKSEINALIPVGGDSDAA from the coding sequence GTGGCCACGGAAAAGGTCATTAAAGGGACCATAGAAAAAATATCCGGACCGCTTGTTGTCGCAAAGGGTATGTATGGCGCCAGTATGTATGACGTTGTGCGAGTCGGTAATATAGGACTAGTAGGTGAGATAATCGAACTTAAGGGTGACCTTGCTTCGATCCAGGCCTACGAAGAAACATCAGGTCTTATGCCAGGCGAACCTGTTATCAGTACTGGGGCACCCTTGAGCGTCGAGTTAGGTCCAGGAATCATAGAGCAGTTTTACGATGGAGTTCAGCGTCCTTTGAACTTAATTGAAGAAGCGGCTAAAAGCCACTTTATATCTCGTGGTATCGATGTACCTGCAATCGATAGAAATAAAAAATGGAAATTTGAACCTCGCGTAAAAGCCGGAGACGCAGTTAAGGCTGGAGATGTTCTCGGTGTTGTTAGAGAAACAGTTCTTGTCGAGCATAGAATAATGGTTCCCTACGGTGTTGCAGGAACGGTTGCTGACATTAAAGATGGAGAATTTACTGTAGAAGAAACGGTAGCTGTCATTAAAAATAAAGACGGAAAGGAAACCAATGTTGCAATGTTGCAGCGTTGGCCTGTACGTAAACCTCGCCCAGTTGCGCGTCGTTTACCGCCCATTATCCCTCTTACCACTGGACAGCGTGTTGTAGACGCATTTTTCCCCATAGCCAAAGGTGGAACAGCATGTGTCCCCGGTCCTTTCGGATCTGGAAAGACAGTTATTCAGCACCAATTGGCTAAGTGGGCAGAGTCGGATATTGTTGTTTACGTTGGTTGCGGCGAACGTGGTAACGAAATGACAGACGTTCTTCTTGAATTCCCTGAGTTGGAAGACCCTCGTTCTGGAGAACCATTGATGAAACGTACGGTTCTTATCGCTAATACATCGAATATGCCTGTTGCTGCCCGAGAAGCGAGCATTTATACAGCTATTACAATGGCTGAATATTATCGCGATATGGGATATTCAGTTGCTTTGATGGCAGACTCTACAAGCCGTTGGGCTGAGGCTCTTCGTGAAATGTCCGGACGTCTTGAAGAAATGCCAGGTGAAGAAGGATATCCTGCATATTTGGGTACACGACTTGCATCTTTCTATGAAAGAGCTGGTCGTGCTATTTGCTTAGGCTCAGACGGCAGAGAGGGATCCGTAACAGCTATCGGAGCAGTTTCTCCTCCTGGTGGAGACCTTTCAGAGCCTGTTAGCCAGAACACATTACGAGTTACAAAGGTTTTCTGGGGACTTGATGCAAGCTTGGCTTATCAGCGACACTTCCCAGCCATAAATTGGCTTTTGAGCTATTCTCTTTATACGGATACTCTTGATAAGTATTGGGATACAAAGTTCGATGATGAGTGGAGTGGCTTACGAGTTGAAGGCATGTCTCTTCTCGAAGAAGAAGATCAGCTTAGAGAGATTGTACGACTTGTTGGAGTTGACGCTCTCTCTAAGGAAGAACGTATGGTTCTTGAAACTTCGAAATCTTTGAGAGAAGATTTCCTTCACCAGAATGCTTTCCATGAAATCGATACATATGCTTCTATGGAAAAACAGTTTAAGATGCTGAAGAACATACTGATATTCCATCATCTTGGTATGGATGCACTTAAACGAGGGGCGTCAATGGATGAAGTCTTCAACTTGCCTGTACGTGAGCAAATTGCACGTATGCGTTATGTTGATGAAAAAGAAATATCTCAGCTTGATTCTCTTGATGCAACAATGAAATCTGAGATAAATGCACTTATACCAGTGGGGGGCGATAGTGATGCTGCCTAA
- a CDS encoding V-type ATP synthase subunit E, which translates to MSLADIKVKIEADAKLEAEKILEVAKEKADEVRKAAEAEVSKIESSYSDRFSAEKPEVLKRREIVANLDVKKIMLGARQDLISHAFDGALHEMANLPAERYVDFCEKLLEKAVDTGKETLFVSAKEKNLNEEWLNKYNEKHKTSLTFDKATSPISGGFILRKGEIDTNCSFDMLIKWVREDIEADVAKRLFSE; encoded by the coding sequence ATGTCTTTGGCAGATATAAAGGTAAAAATCGAGGCAGATGCAAAATTAGAAGCTGAAAAAATACTTGAAGTTGCAAAAGAAAAAGCAGACGAAGTCCGAAAAGCTGCTGAGGCAGAAGTTAGTAAGATTGAGTCTTCTTATAGTGATCGCTTTAGCGCTGAAAAACCCGAAGTCCTTAAACGCCGTGAAATCGTGGCTAACCTCGATGTGAAAAAAATAATGCTTGGGGCTCGGCAGGATCTTATATCTCATGCTTTTGATGGAGCTTTGCATGAAATGGCAAATCTTCCTGCGGAGAGGTATGTGGACTTTTGCGAGAAACTTCTTGAAAAGGCTGTAGACACTGGAAAAGAAACACTGTTTGTCTCAGCCAAAGAGAAGAATCTCAACGAAGAATGGCTGAATAAATATAACGAAAAACATAAGACTTCTCTTACTTTTGACAAGGCAACCTCCCCTATCTCTGGAGGATTTATCCTGAGAAAAGGCGAGATCGATACGAATTGTTCTTTCGATATGCTGATTAAATGGGTTAGAGAAGATATAGAGGCAGACGTTGCAAAACGGCTGTTCTCTGAGTAG
- a CDS encoding cell envelope biogenesis protein TolA: MATNLADEIKKAESEAKQMVKDAKNEAARLISEAKNEAEMRVKETKQKAFRQYRDNLQKVEQEAEAKAEKIVKTGEESAQAFLNSHQGRVKETAAWIAEEVMARYGRG, translated from the coding sequence ATGGCGACGAACCTGGCTGATGAAATCAAAAAAGCAGAATCGGAAGCAAAGCAAATGGTTAAAGATGCAAAAAATGAAGCAGCTCGTTTAATCAGTGAAGCAAAGAATGAGGCTGAAATGCGAGTTAAAGAAACAAAACAAAAGGCCTTCAGACAATATCGAGACAATTTGCAAAAAGTGGAGCAGGAGGCTGAAGCTAAAGCGGAGAAAATAGTCAAGACAGGTGAAGAAAGCGCGCAAGCTTTTCTAAATAGCCATCAGGGGCGAGTTAAAGAAACCGCTGCCTGGATTGCGGAAGAGGTGATGGCTAGATATGGCCGTGGCTAG
- a CDS encoding V-type ATP synthase subunit K has translation MNLLGIMLAVLGAALAAGFAGAGSAIGVGIAGETGAGVMTEDPGKFGLVLLLQALPGTQGIYGLLIAFFAILKVGLLGGGASVSINVWQGLGIFFACLPIAIAGYFSAIAQGKTSAACIQMIAKRPEETGKAVILPAMVETYAVLALLMSIILLNGIQI, from the coding sequence ATGAATCTTCTCGGAATTATGTTGGCAGTTCTCGGTGCGGCATTGGCCGCTGGTTTTGCAGGTGCAGGTTCAGCTATAGGCGTTGGTATTGCAGGTGAAACAGGAGCCGGAGTTATGACAGAGGATCCTGGTAAATTCGGTCTTGTCCTTTTGCTTCAGGCATTGCCTGGGACACAGGGCATATACGGCCTTCTTATAGCGTTCTTTGCTATTTTAAAGGTAGGTCTTCTCGGTGGCGGGGCAAGCGTTAGTATTAACGTGTGGCAGGGCCTTGGCATTTTCTTTGCGTGCCTTCCCATCGCCATTGCAGGTTATTTTTCGGCGATTGCCCAGGGAAAAACATCTGCGGCTTGTATTCAGATGATAGCGAAAAGGCCAGAAGAAACCGGTAAGGCTGTTATTTTACCGGCTATGGTTGAGACGTATGCTGTTCTTGCTCTTCTTATGAGCATCATCCTACTCAACGGCATTCAGATTTAA
- a CDS encoding V-type ATP synthase subunit F gives MANELNQPMAAIGEYETVLPFQAVGVKPFVISEEDDEKFATLLLKLAKEKYAVVFIQEFLFVKYMSVVDSINEEYPVSVLPIPGLKGGSGAGLASIRNSVERAVGMDIFAVK, from the coding sequence GTGGCTAATGAACTGAACCAACCAATGGCAGCCATTGGCGAATACGAAACAGTACTTCCTTTTCAGGCAGTGGGGGTTAAACCTTTCGTGATCTCTGAAGAAGATGATGAGAAGTTTGCAACTCTCCTTCTGAAATTAGCCAAAGAGAAGTATGCGGTTGTTTTTATACAGGAATTTCTTTTTGTGAAATATATGTCTGTTGTGGACAGTATTAATGAAGAATATCCTGTGAGCGTATTGCCTATTCCTGGCCTCAAGGGAGGTTCTGGAGCTGGGCTAGCATCCATCCGAAATAGCGTGGAACGAGCGGTTGGGATGGATATCTTTGCAGTGAAATAG